AATATTATGGGGCTCTACCCCATTTCTTGAGGTAATGTGCTGAAATGGAGTAATGGGTTGCCTCGGAGCGATGATGGaaatcctatggtgtccaaaagcgTTAGAAGTGCTTTGACAATTTGTGTGGGGCCAGTGAATAGTACTGCAAGGCATATTTCCTTGAGCTCGACTTGTAGAAGGAGCATACGTGTATCAGTGCATAATTGATGTTAAGATACAGAAACTATCCCACCTTGGGGTGTTTGTATGTCAAATGAAGTCCATTGGTAGCAGCCCAAAATTCACATATGAGGTCCTTACCAACAATATGCATGTTAGAAGTGTCCTTGTTTAGGAAAAAGGCTTCTGCTGCGATTGTCACCCTCTGTGCCCTGGACTACGCCATTCTCTTCATAATCTGTGGTTAGGGTCCTGTTATGCACCTGTGCGAAGACTTGCAACtgaaagacaaggaaaaaaaaaagagaaaaatactGGAATTACAATCTGAAAGCATGATATAAAGAAGAGTGTAGCTACAACCACTACGACATAGCGGACAATGACAGTGATATTTCTGCTGTGGTACGTAAGTGGTTTCAAAGTTTTCCATTAGCCTTGCCATGGTCATTTGACAGTTGGTTAAAAGTAGAAAAGCTTTTGATTCATGACATCAATCTCCTTTTTCATTCTCCCAAGGAACCTACCTCCCCTCACTGTACAAAGAGTTGCGTGGCATGATGATGCCACAGACAGACACTTACAAAACATATGATCAAATCTGTCTGTAGTCCTGTACTTCTCATACCATAGAGTACAACGAAGTCAAATCAATAAGTCACATTGCAGTATAGTTAACTTCAATGAACAAAAACCTCAGATAAGGAGTCGCAACACTTTATATGAGTAAAAAGTTCTGCTGGCCACCTTATCATCACTGCCGTCATGTAACAGTATATACGTATTCATGGATCAGGAAGCATTAGGTGCACCTTCATGCACTTTGTGAGTATGCAGATGGGAGGTAGGTTGTGGAACACACTTTCATGGAGAAAGGATTAAGatttcaaagaaaagaaagtaaaaCAATATCAAACAAGTCTGGCATTCTATAACAGGCAAATAAACAGAAAGCAAGGAAAAGTGTATGCActgcaaattcagggaagaatcagGTTCAATCCTAAAATTTCAGGCTCCAGTTATTGCGTGCACCTGGAGGATGACACCTACATTTTGGGCTACAGGCTCATATTCTGGGCTATAGGTTTTCAACATGTCACTTGATTATTATGCCACGAGTTCAAAAAGAACGGTTACATAAACCGGTGAAGGCAGACCATGTctatttaaaggggcactaaaatgcaaaaacaactgtTTATATGAAAGTACGTGTTCGGATTATAGTATAATACAACCGAAACTAGCTCAAAAAGCACCACCATTTGAAGGAAAACGCAATGTAAACAGTCTTTGACAGCAATAAGCACGATTGAAGAGGGGCAGCAACGATTGGCAGCATCCAACGAGACGGTAGGAGAAGCATGCGCATGCCTTTCGTGttcatgtggatttggaacggggcTGGCCGTAGCACGGACACCATATATGTGCGACATGATGTGTGTTGGTCACATCACTTTTTCAATACAGATTTACTGAATCGTTGCCCACAACAGTTATcacaaatgttccactgacaacaattATATTCACGTCCTTCGCACTATTGTTTCTCACAGTTACTACTCCATAGCATAGCATGTGCGGCAGACATTCACTGCATTCGTGCCGAAGCAAGGAGCCTGGTATAGTTCCGACTGCACCTTCGTAATGGAATCAATGTACATGTTGAGTTATGATGTCATGTGCAAAGTTACCATGTTAGCAGTTACGATGTCAAAGTCCGCCTGGGGCACGATAAAGCTGAAGACCCCCCAGTACTTAACACAACTTGCCCTTCCGAGGTGAAGACTGGTGAAAAAGCAGTTGACAGAGATAAACAGTTTCGGGTGCCAATTTATCTGTGTGAATTGCAGTAGTTGGTCACATGACTGCAGTGTGCTACAAAGAGAACAAAGTGGTGCTTTTTTATAACACAGTCCTTTCCTATTATTCTTTCAGTAGTTTATAGGAGCCACTGGAGCCAACTGACTTGGGTGCGGGTGCCAAATAGGCGGGCTGTTGATTTATTGCGCACCGTGCTGTCCAGACTTACCATCCTGTGCCGCCTTGCCTTAGGGAAGGTACCCAGGGCTGCTGCCCCTCTACCCCCCCCTATGAAACGGCTCTGATTGCATGTAACGCAATGTAAAGTTAACTTGTTTTTTGCagtttagtgctcctttaacaccCTATCCGAAGTAATTGGTACTTCCCTTCATTCATCTTTGGGGACTTTGACGTTGGAGTTTTGGTAGAGCGGGCTATCCAAAGCAGCTCCCAGGTCAGGACTGCAGTTGCAGGTCGCCTCATGAGAGCTAGAGTGCAAGGTGAAGGCAACAGTGCTCAACAGGAAGTTAtgccccgcagggggcaccggcttcggctggtgtttggtgagtggtgccaccacggaccccagcccccagtcctaaggtgttaaccgtaccgtgccgaggggatttaaggtgaagggtagaaaccttgaacggtggcggtcggggtcttggtcaagccccggccgatgggtttctttaaaactccgggaccttcccacatgtatgaatgtgaagtgtgggtgaccatcTGGAACATTCGTTTACTTAAACCTTATATGGGTAAAAATTCTATTCCTTTCTCGATCGCGGGCGGAAAGCGCCCGCGGACCGAAGTTTCCAAACAGGCGTTTGACGCCTTTCAAACTAAATACATtgttgtaagcagtgtgaaCACAGAGACTGCAAAAAACACTCCACTCGGGAAAATGTCACCGTTCTTCATCGAAAAGGCGGTGGCATCTCTGTCAAAGAACGTGAAAGAAATAAAACGCCTTAGATCAGGTGACCTACTGCTGCAATGCACTTCTGAAGCCGACTGCGAGCGTATACTGAGCACACAGGAGATGCACGGGATCAAAATATCAGTAACCTTGCATAGGACCCTTAATACCTGCCGTGGTGTCGTGTCACCAGCGCAACTCATTGAGGTTCCATCAGAAGAGATACTGGAAAATCTAAAAAGCCAAAAAGTGATTGATGTCAGGAAAATAAAAATCCGGAAAAACAACGAGTATATAACAACGCGCAACACAATCCTCACGTTCGACTGTCCGACTTTACCAGAAAGGCTAAAGGTAGGGTATCTGACTGCAGAGGTGCGGCCATATATCCCTAATCCACTCAGATGCTTCAGGTGTAAccgctttggccatccttccGATGCTTGCAGAGGTTCTGCGTGCTGTGCCCGCTGCAGCAGGCAGGACCACGACTCTGAGGAGTGCAGAGGGCCGGATCACTGTGTCAACTGCGCAGGTGACCACCCTTCCTACTCTAGGTCTTGtccaaagtggaagtttgagaaagaggtgatgcacatcaaagtcacacagaaactaagttatccagaagccaggaagaaggcatctccgTTCTCGTTAGAGAAATCCTTTTCATCTATTGTTAAAGAGAAACCAAGGATGATGTCatgtgcaacacagacagaGAATACCATACAAAGCGAAGTAACATGTACAACTCTTTCTCAAACACCAACTCCTGTAGCAGTAACCACAGTTTCGCAATCCTCTTCCGCggcgtcattttcacagacgcCGCCTTCGTCATCGCAAACtgtggaggcaagctccatggaatgcgatggcgacacgagctcgcaaggctcttttacgagcgtgagctcacaaacacaaaggaagCCTAAGAGCAGTATGTCGGTGAGCGGCTCACTCCCCGATATATCACCTAAGGAACTtgcggctgctcggaagaaaactccgaggcagcccataatgcccccaaagaagaaataatgaaagGTTCTTTACACAGTACACTCTTTCCAATGACGAAGACGCCTCTTGTGCACACAGTTTTCATTTTCTATACTATggcgatccttcagtggaattgtcgagggcttctCACTAATCTTGATGATGTCAACGATCTTTCGGACAGGTATGATACACTCTGTTTTGCACTACAAGAGACTTATCTTAATCCACAACAGATACATACACTCCGGAGATGGATCCTGTTCCGAAACGATCGGGTTGatgcaacacgtacatctggaggtgttgctatCCTTACACCAAAAACCCTCCCTACAAAgcaccttccactgaaaacagcACTTGAGGCAGTTGCCGTTCAAATATGTCTTCAGGGGGTCATAACTGTATGTTCCTTATACCTACCACCATCAGCTGTGGTAGACCAGAACACACTGGAAACTTTAATTGACGAGCTCCCACCGCCTTTCCTCTTactgggagattttaatgcccataactgCTTATGGGGAAGCTCGAGAGTCGacaggcgaggaaaaatgttggaAAAGATATTACTTTCTAGAGGTATCTGTCTTCTTAACAAAGGAAGTCCCACTTATGTAAGTAGCGCTAGTCAGTCTTTCTCCGCTATCgacctctctttgtgcagcccaTCATTGTTTCAAAGCATTGACTGGGCAGTGGACCAGAATCCTCggggtagcgatcattttcctgtaGTTCTGAAAGTGCATAATGCCCCAACTACCCTAGGTACACGTCCACGTCGGTGGAAACTGTCACAGGCTGATTGGAATCTCTTCAAGGAAGAAGCCAATCTCCTAACACCAACTCTCCAAGGGTTAAGTATAGAAGATGTCAATAATCTTATTACGGACACCATTATAAATGCTGCTCAACAGTCCATCCCACAAACATCCGGTCGCCTCcctaagcgctccaagccttggtggacaagCGACTGCGAGACTACGAGCAAAgaacaaaatcgggcgtggggtgtGTTTCGAAGGCACCCCACCACACCAAACTTAGTCGCATTCAGGAAGGCACGTGCAAAAGCACGCTGGACACGAagacaggcaaaaaaagaatCTTGGAAAAGTTTTGTATCTTCTTTGAATTGTAACACTCCTTCAAAACTTATATGGGAGAGGCTAAGGAAAATCAAAGGAGACTACACAAGTTTCTCTGTCCCATTACTGCAGGTAAATGGCGCAGTTTGTCAGAATTTGGAAGAGCAGGCCGATGCCCTTGGGGAACATATGCAACATGTATCCAGCTCAGCTCACGATAGCAGGgattttttgaaaataaaatcatCTGCTGAGAAACAGTCTATTCCAAGTGAGGGCGGTGACAAGTACCCATACAATTCACTCTTTACAATGActgagctacaaagggctccgtcatccagtaaagttacagccccaggtcctgatcgcattacCTACTCCATGATCCAGCATTTATCATCCACATCTTTAGGAtcccttcttgatttctttaatcTTGTCTGGCGAGAGGGTTGTCTCCCGTCTGGCTGGAAGGTGGTAACCGTTGTCCCATTGTTAAAACCTAAAAAAGACTGCACAAACCCCTCCAGTTATCGACCCATAGCACTCACAAGTTGCCTAGGGAAaacttttgagcgcatggtgAATGATCGCCTGATGTATTTCCTTGAGGAAAATAAATGCCTAGATAAATTCCAGAGTGGCTTCAGAGCTGCGTGCTCGACAACAGATCATCTGTTGCGGCTACAGACTGCCATCAGGGAAGCATTTGTCCGAAGGCAGCATTGTGTGTCCGTATTTTTCGACATTGAAAAGGCCTATGATACCGCCTGGAGATatggtattctgcaggatctgCACACTCTGGGAATAAGCGGCCGCATGTTTCGCTGTATTGCCAATTTCCTTCAAGGACGATTATTCCGGGTCCAGGTTGGATCGACACTTCCTCGCCCATTCATACAAGAGAACGGTGTACCTCAAGGATCCGTCCTAAGTGTAACTCTATTCATCGTAAAGATGAACTCTATAGCAAGTGCCATTCCCCCTTCAGTCAGGTATTCACTGTATGTAGATGACGTTCAAATTTCTTGTTCCTCTTCCAGCGTTACAAGGTGCGAACGTCAACTCCAACTCACAATAAACAAGCTGGTCAAATGGTCGCACGAAAATGGTTTCAAGTTTTCTCCGGAAAAGACAGCATGCGTCTCTTTCTCCAGGGTACGGGGAGTGTTTCCCGAACCAACACTTAAAATGGGCAGCCACGACATTAACGTAAAGCCTGAGCATAAATTCCTTGGACTTATACTTGACCGGAAATTGACTTTTCTTCCTCACCTCAAGCACCTCAAGGTAAAGGCCATTAAATCTCTAAATCTTCTAAAAGTGCTTTCTcaccggtcctggggagcagatcgtgacacaCTCAAAAAGATCTACGTCTCCACTGTTCTTTCCAAATTTGATTATGGGTGTGCTGTGTATGGTTCAGCACTTTCAGGTCAGCATTTTCATTGAAGTGCAGGGCAGCTATTTGTGTCCTACAAGGAGTGATAGAAGAGATAAGACATTGTAAATGTGATACCTTACAAATAACGTTTTTGACAACCTATACAGTAAAGAAAAATGTCAAGCACTACGTCAACCCCTTGTTTTTCTTCCCATTTCAAAGCGTGGGTACGCACCTAGCACGCATAACTTTCGGTGTGTATGCTGTGGACTTAGGAGCGAACTTCAGTATGACAGAGTGGTATGACGGAGTGGTATGACTCGAGCCCTGATGTCTGACCCACTCTTGATAGTTATTGAACATCCTTCAGTAGCCTTGGGTTCAGTACAATCTTCAGAAGCCTTGCATAAGCAACGGTACCTGTACATTCAGAGCATTTGTTGTCCTCGCCATGTACACTGTACATACATTATCTGTAGTACATACTGTAGTATCTGTAGTACATCTGTACATCTGTAGTATGCTAGACTAACACACTAAGGAAAAATGTGCTTCTCCTAATTCAAATTACCAGGCTGCAGCCACGGCCTTTCTCCAACTGTGTCATGTAAGCAGCGATGATATGGACCTTCGTGACCAGTATGGACATTTGTAATGTGGCGTGTCATGCCTAATGAAGTAACGTTAGTGTCAGAGCTCCATATCTGTTAGTATATGATTAACTCTTGCTTTTCAACGTGCTCAGTAGCAGTTCTGAATTCCCCTCAGCCGTGGAATTGAGCCAGTAAAGATGGTTGCAAATATGTTGCACCCATGGTTTTAAAGGAGCACCTGCACTGGTTTTAGCTGCTGTGTTCAATTTCTTCTTCAAGCCTGCATACAAAATTTAAATACATAAGCCCACAATAAAAATTCATGACATAAATTCAACGGGAGAGCACTGAAATGGTCATGATGTACAGTGTATCAGTAGCAGTGCAATCCACCCTAGGGTGTAGGTTACACAATAAGCAAGTAAATGTCACCTTTCACCACAGGTATCCAGGTATCAAACCCATGCACTATGCTGGGTTCCATTTCACGCATGTGCTTTCTGGCTGCAGGATGTCGATCAGTCGTAATAGATGGCACAATGATGACATTTGATTTCAATTCGTCCAGGCATCTCAGAAATCCCACCTTTTCTATGTTTGTGCTGGATGCAACATCTGGAGACTAGAgcaagaagaacaaacaaaaagaaagaatcaAACTATGGCAGCTGGTAGGCCTTATACGAGTAATATGTGCCAAACACTTACTTCGCCAACCCGTATTTGAATGGAACTGAAGATTTTCTTTGAATGGGCTTCCATAAAAGTGTATGTCATGTACTTGGCACAGTGACCAGGAGAATCATATCTGCCATCTCCAAGGAGGTGAACAGGCTTGTCTTGAAGTGAAAGGAGCAGGTTGTCGTGTTCTGCATTCCAAACCTGTAAGATTTGTGCAATATAACAGCCATTATTGCAGAAAGCAAACTGAATACCTCCTTATACACTGAAGCACCGATGCTTGTCAGTTACTACTTATCACAATCATATGATGATAATTAATATTTTTTAGATAAATTTTCAAGTATTGTGCAAGCGACTAGGAACTAGTACCTGTGATACAGCAGGCAGTAGGCAACCTTTCTGATATGTGTCATATGCAACCTTTGGAATCATTTGTATGTTGATGGAGCTCAGCAGTGGAAGAACCTTTAGAAAAGGATGTAACGTTTTATTACGTATGCTCCCAAACGTGCAAGTACACACCTTGGTGAGCACTGGCTCCGTTGAATAGCATTGCACCGGGGAGCAAAACGTTTCCTGCAGCCATCCTGTTCAATTCTGGATGACTGTTCCAAGAGAATTTGTGGCCGCTTGCACATTCGGACACAACAGTGAGAAGCGTGCCCCGAACTGATGTGGCAACCTTGCATGACCCTCTGCAACTGCAACATGCTTTGAACAATTCCactagtggggcttcaaagacaatgaattCTCGCTGTTCCACTGGACATTCAGGTGTAGTGGtgtctctagaaaattaattggCCATCCTTAGTCATAAGTATGCTTCAGCAGAAAGTGTTCCTGTACCCTTCAAGGAAACTATCCTCAGATGGGTAGTAGCTCTCATCAGTTTCTTCTC
This portion of the Ornithodoros turicata isolate Travis chromosome 3, ASM3712646v1, whole genome shotgun sequence genome encodes:
- the LOC135389398 gene encoding uncharacterized protein LOC135389398, which produces MSPFFIEKAVASLSKNVKEIKRLRSGDLLLQCTSEADCERILSTQEMHGIKISVTLHRTLNTCRGVVSPAQLIEVPSEEILENLKSQKVIDVRKIKIRKNNEYITTRNTILTFDCPTLPERLKVGYLTAEVRPYIPNPLRCFRCNRFGHPSDACRGSACCARCSRQDHDSEECRGPDHCVNCAGDHPSYSRSCPKWKFEKEVMHIKVTQKLSYPEARKKASPFSLEKSFSSIVKEKPRMMSCATQTENTIQSEVTCTTLSQTPTPVAVTTVSQSSSAASFSQTPPSSSQTVEASSMECDGDTSSQGSFTSVSSQTQRKPKSSMSVSGSLPDISPKELAAARKKTPRQPIMPPKKK